One Maniola hyperantus chromosome 17, iAphHyp1.2, whole genome shotgun sequence DNA window includes the following coding sequences:
- the LOC117990061 gene encoding ubiquitin carboxyl-terminal hydrolase 3-like codes for MECTHLLDNVKLDSDLFGEDSSITKNFNCSECGVHEQNWICLHCGVVNCGRYANGHAQLHAVSSDHQICMSCDVYSVYCYKCDDYISNDTDHETIHKIRQGIMQVTNNENVESNTDLEQSNSNEEQNSPVTNQLDPSEKSAILEETGTEATATSSCDIPSTIPESNENKPSKITKNVEEHVRSLRPRSRKRSHSGDSSSTENSNQPRGKEKKVSYNGKSQREKKIVGLKNLGNTCFMNAVLQSLNNIQEFSCYFSQLPSLEMKTNGRKVYHSRSYTRQEMHDVVMAEELRKVLINLNTGGCGSKGAISPECLFLVIWKVVPRFRGYQQQDAHEFLRYMLDRLHTELLQLLPPDRAEGGFVPRAPSASIVTAVFGGTLQSEVRCLACGTESKKFDPFLDLSLELPETGRHDAPVSLTDCLTSFVQVEELADTERYHCSACKGKQKSTKQFRIRRLPNVLCLHLKRFRWHNYFRTKVDTNISFPLSALDMSRFVLSNVPDTRRSGLGNYLYDLAAVIVHHGSGAGSGHYTAFAINEDQWFHFNDQTVRETDVSAVASCKPYILFYIRREFSLPSAS; via the exons atggAATGTACCCATTTGTTAGATAACGTCAAGTTGGATAGCGATCTCTTCGGTGAGGATTCTTCAATCACAAAGAACTTCAACTGTTcag AATGTGGAGTCCATGAGCAAAACTGGATTTGCTTGCATTGTGGGGTGGTGAACTGTGGCCGATATGCCAACGGGCATGCACAGCTGCATGCGGTGTCATCTGACCATCAGATCTGCATGAGTTGTGATGTGTATTCAGTTTACTG TTACAAATGCGATGACTATATATCAAATGACACAGATCATGAAACTATACACAAGATACGGCAAGGTATTATGCAAGTTACAAATAACGAAAATGTTGAATCAAATACCGACTTAGAACAAAGTAATAGCAATGAAGAACAAAATAGTCCCGTAACAAATCAATTGGATCCAAGTGAAAAGTCTGCAATCTTAGAAGAGACTGGTACTGAAGCGACAGCGACTAGCTCATGTGACATACCCAGTACCATACCTGAGAGCAATGAAAATAAACCATCGAAAATTACTAAG AATGTGGAGGAGCACGTAAGAAGTTTACGCCCTCGTTCACGAAAACGATCTCACTCTGGAGACAGCAGTTCAACGGAGAACTCAAACCAACCTAGAGGGAAAGAGAAAAAAGTCTCATATAATGGAAAGAGTCAACGGGAAAAAAAGATTGTAGGTTTAAAGAATCTAGGCAACACATGTTTCATGAACGCGGTGTTACAAAGTCTGAATAATATACAGGAATTTAGTTGCTACTTTAGTCAGCTGCCCTCGTTGGAAATGAAGACCAACGGGCGTAAAGTGTATCACTCAAGGAGTTATACGCGACAGGAAATGCATGATGTTGTTATGGCAGAGGAACTTAGAAAG GTGCTGATCAACCTAAACACGGGTGGGTGCGGATCGAAGGGCGCGATATCGCCGGAGTGCCTGTTCCTAGTTATCTGGAAGGTAGTGCCGCGGTTCCGCGGCTATCAGCAACAAGACGCACACGAGTTTCTGCGGTATATGTTGGACAG ATTACATACGGAATTGTTACAACTGTTGCCGCCAGATCGCGCGGAGGGCGGTTTCGTTCCCCGAGCGCCCTCTGCGTCCATAGTGACGGCTGTTTTTGGTGGAACTCTACAGAGCGAG GTGCGATGTCTGGCGTGCGGGACGGAGAGTAAAAAGTTTGACCCCTTTCTAGACCTGTCTCTGGAGTTGCCCGAGACTGGCCGACACGACGCGCCTGTCTCTCTGACGGACTGTCTCACCAGCTTCGTTCAG GTGGAGGAGCTGGCGGACACGGAGCGATACCACTGCAGCGCGTGCAAGGGCAAGCAGAAGTCCACCAAGCAGTTCCGCATCCGCCGCCTGCCCAACGTGCTGTGTTTGCACCTCAAGCGCTTCCGGTGGCACAACTACTTCAG AACAAAAGTGGACACAAACATATCGTTCCCGCTGAGCGCGCTGGACATGTCGCGGTTCGTGTTATCGAACGTGCCCGACACGCGCCGCTCCGGCCTCGGGAACTATCTCTACGACCTCGCCGCGGTCATCGTGCACCACGGCTCGGG CGCTGGCTCCGGCCACTACACAGCATTCGCGATCAACGAAGACCAGTGGTTCCATTTCAACGACCAGACTGTTCGGGAGACGGACGTAAGCGCGGTAGCGTCTTGTAAACCTTACATTTTGTTCTACATACGACGCGAGTTCTCGCTGCCGTCCGCCTCGTGA